The Vicinamibacteria bacterium genome contains the following window.
CCGGTGCAGGACGGGGGGGGGCAGCAGTCGGGGGGGGAGCGGCCACGGGGGGCGCGGGAGTGGGCGCGGGGCGGGGCGCCGGGTGCTCGGGCGCGAGCGCGAAGTTCACCGCCGGGGCGGGGGGGGTAGGGGGTGCGGGGGGAGCCACGGCGGGCGAGGGGGCGGGGGCCGGCGCCCGGGGTGAGGCGACCGTCTCCCCCTCCGCCGCAATAATGGCCACCACGGTATTGATCGGCACCGTCGTGCCGGGGGCCACCCGGATCTCCTTGAGCACGCCCGTCGCGGGGGAGGGGATCTCCGCGTCCACTTTGTCGGTGGAGATCTCGAAGAGAGGCTCGTCCCTCTGGACCTTGTCCCCGATCTGCTTCATCCACTTGGTGACCGTCCCCTCCGCGATGGATTCGCCCATCTGGGGCATGATGACGTCAGTCATGCGACACCTCGCTAATAGTCGTGCAGTGCCCGGATGGCCTTGCCCACGCGCCCCGCGTCGGGCAGGAAATGCTCCTCGAGGGGCGGGGAGTAGGGTACGGGGGTGTCGGGAGGGGCGATCCGGACGAGAGGGGCGTCGAGGTATTCGAAGGCCCGTTCCGCGATGAGGGCGGAGATCTCCCCCCCTGGCCCGCCCGTGCGGGTGGGCTCGTGGAGCACGATCACCTTGCCCGTCTTGGCCGCGGTGCGGAGGATGGCTTCCTCGTCCAGGGGCTGGAGGGTGCGGAGGTCCAGCACCTCGACCTGGATCCCGTCCCCCGCCGCCGCCTCCGCCGCTTCCAAGGCCACGTACCGCATGGCCCCGTAGGTGATGATGGACAGGTCCTGGCCCTCGCGAGCGAGGGCGGCCTGGCCGATGGGGACCAGAACCTCGCCCTCCGGTACCTCCTCCTTGATGCGCCGGTAGAGGAACTTGTGTTCGAGAAAAATCACGGGATCGGGATCCCGGATGGCCGCGGTGAGGAGTCCCTTGGCGTCCCGGGGCGTGGCGGGGGCGACGATCTTGAGTCCGGGCACGTTCATGAAGAAGGCCTCGGGGTTCTGGCTGTGAAAGGGCCCGCCGTGCACGCCGCCACCGCAGGGCCCGCGCACCACGATCGGTATCCCCGCCCCCCATCGGAAGCGGCTCTTGGCCGCGTAGTTCACGAGCATGTCGAAGGCGCAGGAGATGAAGTCGATGAACTGCATTTCCGCGATGGGCCGCAGCCCCATCAGGGAGGCGCCGATGGCCGCCCCCACGATGGCCGTCTCGCTGATGGGGGTGTCGATGACTCGGCTCTCGCCGAAGGTCTCCAGGAAACCTGCGGTGGCCCGGAAGGCCCCCCCGTAGATCCCCACGTCCTCACCGATGACGAAGACCCGCTCGTCCCGCTGCATCTCCTCCAGCATAGCCAGGCGGATGGCCTCCAGGTAGGTGAGGACCGCCATCAGCGCGCGCCCTTGCCGCGCTCCCATTCGCGCACGAGGGGGGGGGTGGGCGGAGCCACGGCGCGGTCGGCGTAGACCCCGCTCATGGCGCTCTCCGGCTCCGGAAAGGGGCTGGCCTCCGCGAAGGCCAGGTCCTCGCGAAGAGACGTCTCGATCGAGGCCACTATCGCCGCCAGCTCGTCCTTGCTGGCGATCCCCTGGCCGAGGAGGTGGCCCTCGTAGCGAAGGAGAGGGTCCTTGCGGGCCCACTCCTCCAGCATCTGCCGGGGCACGTATTTCATGTCATCGTGCTCGGCGTGGCCCCGCATGCGCATGGTGTCGGCCTCGATGAGGGTGGGGCCCTGGCCCCGCCGCGCCCGCTCGATGGCCTCGCGGGTCACTTCGTAGACCGCGAGCACGTCGTTGCCGTCCACTTGTTCCCCGAAACAGCCGTAGGCCGGGGCCCGGTCCACGAAGCGGGTGTTGGCGGTCTGCTTGTAGGTGGGGGTAGAGTAGGCGAACTTGTTGTTCTCCACGATCACGACCAGGGGCGCCTTCTGGACGCAGGCGAAGTTGAAGCCCTCGTGGAAAGCACCCGTGGAGACGCCGCCGTCCCCGATCCAGGTCAGGGCCACCGTCCGCTTGCCCTTCATGCGCTCCGCGATGACGGCCCCGGTCAGGACCGGCACCACGTCCCCCAGCATGGAGATCACAGAGGGCATGCTGCCGGTCTCGGAGAGCCAACCGAAGTGCACGTTCAGATCGCGGCCCCGGGTGGGGCCGGCGGCGCGGGCCATGTACTGGGCGAAAACGTCGCGGGGCCGCCCGCCCCGCACAAAGATGGCCCCCAGGTTGCGGATGAGGGGCGTGAACATATCGCCCACCTCCAGGGCGTAGGCGCTCCCCACCGAGCAGCCCTCCTGGCCCAGGCTGCGGTAGAGGCCCCCCACGACCTTGCCCTGGCGGTAGAGATTGGTGAGCTTCTCCTCGGCCAGGCGGTTGAGGTTGAGATAGTGGTAGAGCTCGAGGAGCTGGGCCTTGCTCAGCTGGGCCGCCGGGGGCCTTACCGCGGGAGCGGGGCTGGACATCTAGGCGTCGATGGCGTGGCCGTAGACCGCCTCCGCCGCCTGCATAAGGACCTCGGGCAGGGTGGGGTGGGGGTGCACGGTCCGGAAAATCTCCTCGGTGGTGGCTTCTAGGCGAAGGGCCACGCAAGCCTCGGAGATGAGATCGGTGGCGTGGGGTCCCACGATGTGAACACCGAGGACCTCGTCGTACTTCGCCTCCGACACCACCTTCACCAGCCCCTCGGGGTGGCCGAGGATGCGGGGCTTGGCCAGGTTGCCGAAGGCGAACCGCCCCACCCTCACATCGTAGCCTCGTTTCTTGGCCTCGGCTTCCGTGAGCCCGACCCCCGCCGTTTCCGGCGAGCAGTAGGTAGCGGAAGGGATGCGGTCGTAGTTCAAAGGCTCCGTGTTATGGCCGGCCAGGCGCTCGGCCACCCCGATGCCCTCAAAGGAAGCCACGTGGGCGAGCTGGGGATGGGGCCGATCGTCAATGGTCACCACGTCTCCGATGGCGTAGACGCCGGGCTCCGCGGTCTCCATGCGGGGGTTGACCCGGATGAACCCGCGATCCAGCGGAATGCGGGTCGCCTCCAGGCCGAGGCCGTCGGTTACGGGCCCGCGTCCTACGGCCAGGAGGAGCAGGTCCGCGGTCAGGGTTTTGGTCTCCCCGGCGGCGGTGGTGAAGGCGACCTCCACCCCGGCCGGGGTCTTGATGGCGGCCTGGGTCCGGGCCCCGGTGTGGATCGTCATCTGCTTGGCGAGGACCTTGCCCGCCTCGGCCGATATCTCCTCGTCCTCCAGGGGAAGCACGCGGGGCAGCATCTCGATCACGGTGACGGCGGAGCCAAAGCGGGCGAAGACGGAAGCGAACTCGATGCCCACCGCCCCCGCCCCGATGACGATCAGGGTCTTGGGGATCTCCGAGATCTCGAGGATCTCGTCGGAGGTCACGATGGATCGACCGTCGGGCTCGATGCCGGGAAGGCTCTTGGGCCGGGAGCCGGTAGCAAGCAGGATGGCCCGACTCGCGACCCGCCTCTCCTCCTTGTCGCCCGTCACCACGACGGTGCCCTTGCCCTCCAGTCGCGCCTGGCCCTTGAAGAGGGTGATCTTGTTCTTCTTGAAGAGGTAGCTCTCGATCCCCTTGCTGAGCCGGCTGACGATGCGCGCCTTCCGGCTCATCACGGCCGGGAAGTCGATCCCGATCTTCTCGGCCACGATCCCGAACTCCTTGCCGTTCTTCAAGTCCTCGTAGAGGTCGGCGGTGTGCAAGAGGGCCTTGGTGGGGATGCAGCCCCGAAGGAGGCAGGTCCCCCCGCAGCCGGTGGGATCACGCTCCACGACCGCGGTCCGCAGGCCCATCTGGGCGGCCCGGACGGCGGCCACGTAGCCGCCCGGTCCGCTCCCGATCACGGTTAGGTCGAAGCTCTCGCCGTTGGCCAAGGTTTTCTCCTCGATGACGACAAACGGAAGCCCAAGCTACCAGATGGCGGTGGGACTGACAAGGCGCGGCGGGGCGTCTGATAGAATCGGGGATCACTTATGTCCGAAGCGATGTTCATCGTGGTGTCGATCTTTCTCCTCCTGCTGGGGAACGGCTTCTTCTCGGGGAGCGAGATCGCGGTCATTTCCGCCCGCCGAAGCCGGATCGAGGCGCTGGTGGGGGAGAAGAGCAAGGCCGCCCAGCGGGTGAAAGAGCTCCAGGACAACATGGATCACTTCCTCGCCACTGCCCAGATCGGGGTCACCGTCATGGGCACCCTGGCGGGCGTGCTCGGGGGGTACCTGGCGAGCCGCCACCTGGATCCCTGGCTCCGGACATCCCCTTTGGCACGCTATCTGCCCGTCTCCTTCGAGGCCGCGTTCATCGTGGGCCTGGGGATCGTGTACGTGGAGCTGGTCCTGGGCGAGCTGGTGCCCAAAGCCTTGGCCCTCCAGTTCACGGAGACCGTGGCCCTCCTCGTCTCCTGGCCCTTCCAGGTCATGTCCCGGGCTTCGCGCCTGCTGGTGGCCGTCCTCACCGCCTCCACCCGGGGGGTGCTTCGGCTCTGCGGGGTGCGTGAGTTCGGGGGGCGGACCTTCGTCTCCGAGGAGGAGATCAAGCATCTGGTCCGGGAAGGACGCCAGCAGGGCGTGCTGAACCAGACGGAAATGGAGCTTATCCACAGCGTGTTCGAGTTCACGGACACGCCCGTGCGCAAGGTGATGGTGCCCCGGCCCAAGATCTTTGCCCTCGACGCCAACACCCCCCCCGACGAGGTGGGGAGCCTGATCGTGGAGAGCGGCTTCTCGCGTATTCCCGCCTATGAGGGCTCGGTGGACAACATCGTAGGGCTACTCTACGTGAAGGACGCCCTGCGCCTGCTGGAAAAGCGGCAGCCGGTGGTCGTCCGCAAGATCCTGCACCCCGTGCATTTCGTCCCCGAGACCAAGAAGGTAGGCCCCCTCCTCAAAGAGCTGCAGAAGCGTCGCACCCACATGGCGGTGGTGATCGACGAGCACGGCTCCGTCACCGGCCTCGTGACCCTCGAGGATCTGCTGGAGGAAATCGTGGGCGAGATCCAGGACGAATATGACTGGGAAGAGCGCCCCGTGGAGCGCCTTCGCGATGGCTCGCTGGTGGTGGAGGGGACGGTCACCGCGGCCGAGTTGCGCGAAGGCTTTCAGGTGCCGTTGCCGGAATCCCCGGAGTTTGAGACTGTGGCCGGCTTCATGCTCGACCGCCTCGGCTCCGTTCCCAAGGGGGGGGAGGTGGTGACGGTGGGGGACTATCGTTTAACGGTCGTGGACGTGGAGCGCAACCGCATTAGCAAGGTCAAGATCGAGAAGGCGCCGGCCTCGGTCAAGGCCTGAGGGCGGTCAGGGCGGCGACGGGCTCGGAGCGGGCGGTCGGATCGGTTCAATCCGGGGCTCCGCTGGCGGTCGGGGAGACGGTACCGCAGGGGGGACGCCGGGTACGTCGAAGAGCAAGGGCGCGCTCTCGCCCCCGACCTGGAACGAGCGCAGGTCCTCCTCCGTGATCTGGGGACGGCGCACCACGTGGGGGGTGAGGGTCATCACGATGTCCGTCTCCAGGACCTCTCTCCTGTTGTGCGAGAAGATGCGTCCCAGGACGGGGATGCTGGCCAGGCCGGGAATGCCGGTCAGGCTCAGACGCTCCTGGTCGTTGATGAGGCCGGCCAGGATGTTGGTCTCGCCGTCGCGCAGCCGGATCACGGTCGTGACAATGCGGCTGTTGAAGGTGGGCAGGCCCTGGTAGCCGGGTGGTCCCACCGCAGAGACGTCCAGCTTCAGGTTGAGCGTGACGTCGCCGTCGTGATGGACGCGCGGCGTGATGTCGATGTTCACCCCCACGTTCTTGTATTCAAACGAGGTGATGGGCTGCTGGGGTAGACCGCCCTGGGCGATGGCAGAGAAGG
Protein-coding sequences here:
- the lpdA gene encoding dihydrolipoyl dehydrogenase; translation: MANGESFDLTVIGSGPGGYVAAVRAAQMGLRTAVVERDPTGCGGTCLLRGCIPTKALLHTADLYEDLKNGKEFGIVAEKIGIDFPAVMSRKARIVSRLSKGIESYLFKKNKITLFKGQARLEGKGTVVVTGDKEERRVASRAILLATGSRPKSLPGIEPDGRSIVTSDEILEISEIPKTLIVIGAGAVGIEFASVFARFGSAVTVIEMLPRVLPLEDEEISAEAGKVLAKQMTIHTGARTQAAIKTPAGVEVAFTTAAGETKTLTADLLLLAVGRGPVTDGLGLEATRIPLDRGFIRVNPRMETAEPGVYAIGDVVTIDDRPHPQLAHVASFEGIGVAERLAGHNTEPLNYDRIPSATYCSPETAGVGLTEAEAKKRGYDVRVGRFAFGNLAKPRILGHPEGLVKVVSEAKYDEVLGVHIVGPHATDLISEACVALRLEATTEEIFRTVHPHPTLPEVLMQAAEAVYGHAIDA
- a CDS encoding alpha-ketoacid dehydrogenase subunit beta, with amino-acid sequence MAVLTYLEAIRLAMLEEMQRDERVFVIGEDVGIYGGAFRATAGFLETFGESRVIDTPISETAIVGAAIGASLMGLRPIAEMQFIDFISCAFDMLVNYAAKSRFRWGAGIPIVVRGPCGGGVHGGPFHSQNPEAFFMNVPGLKIVAPATPRDAKGLLTAAIRDPDPVIFLEHKFLYRRIKEEVPEGEVLVPIGQAALAREGQDLSIITYGAMRYVALEAAEAAAGDGIQVEVLDLRTLQPLDEEAILRTAAKTGKVIVLHEPTRTGGPGGEISALIAERAFEYLDAPLVRIAPPDTPVPYSPPLEEHFLPDAGRVGKAIRALHDY
- a CDS encoding thiamine pyrophosphate-dependent dehydrogenase E1 component subunit alpha, with the translated sequence MSSPAPAVRPPAAQLSKAQLLELYHYLNLNRLAEEKLTNLYRQGKVVGGLYRSLGQEGCSVGSAYALEVGDMFTPLIRNLGAIFVRGGRPRDVFAQYMARAAGPTRGRDLNVHFGWLSETGSMPSVISMLGDVVPVLTGAVIAERMKGKRTVALTWIGDGGVSTGAFHEGFNFACVQKAPLVVIVENNKFAYSTPTYKQTANTRFVDRAPAYGCFGEQVDGNDVLAVYEVTREAIERARRGQGPTLIEADTMRMRGHAEHDDMKYVPRQMLEEWARKDPLLRYEGHLLGQGIASKDELAAIVASIETSLREDLAFAEASPFPEPESAMSGVYADRAVAPPTPPLVREWERGKGAR
- a CDS encoding biotin/lipoyl-containing protein, with product MTDVIMPQMGESIAEGTVTKWMKQIGDKVQRDEPLFEISTDKVDAEIPSPATGVLKEIRVAPGTTVPINTVVAIIAAEGETVASPRAPAPAPSPAVAPPAPPTPPAPAVNFALAPEHPAPRPAPTPAPPVAAPPPTAAPPRPAP
- a CDS encoding hemolysin family protein, with protein sequence MSEAMFIVVSIFLLLLGNGFFSGSEIAVISARRSRIEALVGEKSKAAQRVKELQDNMDHFLATAQIGVTVMGTLAGVLGGYLASRHLDPWLRTSPLARYLPVSFEAAFIVGLGIVYVELVLGELVPKALALQFTETVALLVSWPFQVMSRASRLLVAVLTASTRGVLRLCGVREFGGRTFVSEEEIKHLVREGRQQGVLNQTEMELIHSVFEFTDTPVRKVMVPRPKIFALDANTPPDEVGSLIVESGFSRIPAYEGSVDNIVGLLYVKDALRLLEKRQPVVVRKILHPVHFVPETKKVGPLLKELQKRRTHMAVVIDEHGSVTGLVTLEDLLEEIVGEIQDEYDWEERPVERLRDGSLVVEGTVTAAELREGFQVPLPESPEFETVAGFMLDRLGSVPKGGEVVTVGDYRLTVVDVERNRISKVKIEKAPASVKA